One part of the Coffea eugenioides isolate CCC68of chromosome 10, Ceug_1.0, whole genome shotgun sequence genome encodes these proteins:
- the LOC113750121 gene encoding katanin p80 WD40 repeat-containing subunit B1 homolog isoform X1 yields MDRHQNISLEMLLKLVRVFGSVIYSSISAPSSVGVDIEAEQRLERCNTCFVELEKVKRCLPVLCRRGGSIAKSAHELNLALQEV; encoded by the exons ATGGACAG GCATCAAAATATCTCATTGGAGATGCTTCTGAAGCTGGTCAGAGTATTTGGGTCAGTAATATATTCTTCTATATCAGCACCTTCATCCGTAGGAGTGGATATTGAGGCAGAGCAAAG GTTGGAACGCTGCAATACATGCTTTGTTGAGCTTGAAAAGGTTAAGCGTTGCTTGCCTGTACTTTGCAG AAGAGGTGGTTCAATTGCCAAGTCGGCACACGAGTTAAATCTAGCACTTCAAGAAGTTTAG
- the LOC113750121 gene encoding katanin p80 WD40 repeat-containing subunit B1 homolog isoform X2, with the protein MDRHQNISLEMLLKLVRVFGSVIYSSISAPSSVGVDIEAEQRLERCNTCFVELEKVKRCLPVLCRGGSIAKSAHELNLALQEV; encoded by the exons ATGGACAG GCATCAAAATATCTCATTGGAGATGCTTCTGAAGCTGGTCAGAGTATTTGGGTCAGTAATATATTCTTCTATATCAGCACCTTCATCCGTAGGAGTGGATATTGAGGCAGAGCAAAG GTTGGAACGCTGCAATACATGCTTTGTTGAGCTTGAAAAGGTTAAGCGTTGCTTGCCTGTACTTTGCAG AGGTGGTTCAATTGCCAAGTCGGCACACGAGTTAAATCTAGCACTTCAAGAAGTTTAG